The DNA sequence CAGAGCCTTCTCAGATGCTTCGGGGTTGTCCTTGATGCGGTAGACGGTCTGGCGTGACAGGCCTGTTTCCTTCGAGATCGCAGAGATCGTTGAAGAGCCTGCCAGCATATCCCGGACCTGTTCGAGTTGGTCCCGGCTGTAGGTGGGCTTTCTGCCCCTGTACTTGTCCGCCTTCTGCTTGGCTGCTTCGATCCCGGCCTTTTGTGCAGCTTTCCTTGTCTCGGTTTCAGCTTGTGCCATAGCGGCCATGAAGGCAATCAGAGCGTCTCTTACTGCCTCTTGCATCGGATCATCAGTTGAGCCATCAAAGGTCATCCCGTTGATCACGGTCTTGATGACGACGCCCTTCCTCAACAACAAGCGCATGGTGTCGGTCACATCGTCATAGTTGCGCCCTAGGCGATCCACCCAGCGCACCACAAGCGTGTCACCATGTCGGAGCATGTCGAACAGTCGCTTTCCTTCAGGGCGCTCAGAGAGCTTCGTTGAGACACCTGAGACCCCATGATCTGACACCACTTCATCAAACTGAAAGCCAGCCGCTTCGGCTTGGGTGATCTGATGGGAAAGGGTCTGGTCAGCGGTTGATACGCGAGCATAAAGGACGGAGGTCATGATAGGGCCTTCAGGTGTCTTCAAGGGTGATGACCGTATAGAATCATGTCCAGAATCTCATATCAACCCCTACGGACACGCCTCTGAGGGTACTTGTGGATGACCGCAGAGGTA is a window from the Cohaesibacter intestini genome containing:
- a CDS encoding recombinase family protein, whose amino-acid sequence is MTSVLYARVSTADQTLSHQITQAEAAGFQFDEVVSDHGVSGVSTKLSERPEGKRLFDMLRHGDTLVVRWVDRLGRNYDDVTDTMRLLLRKGVVIKTVINGMTFDGSTDDPMQEAVRDALIAFMAAMAQAETETRKAAQKAGIEAAKQKADKYRGRKPTYSRDQLEQVRDMLAGSSTISAISKETGLSRQTVYRIKDNPEASEKALSLWGK